One window of the Saccopteryx bilineata isolate mSacBil1 chromosome 2, mSacBil1_pri_phased_curated, whole genome shotgun sequence genome contains the following:
- the GIMAP1 gene encoding LOW QUALITY PROTEIN: GTPase IMAP family member 1 (The sequence of the model RefSeq protein was modified relative to this genomic sequence to represent the inferred CDS: inserted 5 bases in 3 codons; substituted 2 bases at 2 genomic stop codons) produces MWEKYGRGHGSCQVGTALCSVDDQNKAESTHAPKEPXLRLTLVGGTGAGNSATGNSILGHWHFLSRLRASSVTRTCEVGSCKWGQWHVEVMDXPDLFSSLVPKTEPGYEERTRCYLLSAPGPLALLLVXQLGRFTAQDPQVVSALKSLFGNDMLARTVVLFTVKDGLARYSLQQYVRDRDSRKLRALVPEVGGCVXGFDNRAAGGEREAQVHELLLLVERLVRDHAGAPYTNPEYRLAQDHAGAPYTNPEYRLAQELAGAGPEERRQLVAVSLARRERGCWGAGXAGRLCSGVAARKLRVAGVLGNLGLLYWLFPR; encoded by the exons ATGTGGGAGAAGTATGGCAGAGGCCACGGAAGCTGTCAAGTAGGGACAGCTCTGTGCAGTGTGGATGACCAGAACAAGGCAG AGTCCACGCATGCGCCTAAGGAGCCCTGACTGAGACTCACCCTAGTGGGGGGGACAGGAGCAGGGAACAGCGCCACCGGGAACAGCATCCTGGGCCACTGGCACTTCCTCTCCAGGCTCAGAGCCTCCTCGGTGACCAGAACCTGCGAGGTGGGAAGCTGCAAGTGGGGCCAGTGGCACGTGGAGGTGATGG ACCCCGATCTTTTCAGCTCCCTAGTGCCCAAGACAGAACCGGGGTACGAGGAGCGGACGCGCTGCTACCTGCTGTCAGCGCCCGGGCCCCTCGCGCTGCTCCTGGT ACAGCTGGGCCGCTTCACGGCGCAGGACCCGCAGGTCGTGAGCGCGCTCAAGTCGCTGTTCGGAAACGACATGCTGGCGCGCACCGTCGTGCTGTTCACGGTCAAAGATGGCCTGGCGCGGTACTCGCTGCAGCAGTACGTGCGCGACAGGGACAGCCGCAAGCTGCGGGCGCTGGTGCCCGAGGTTGGGGGCTGCGTGTGAGGCTTCGACAATCGGGCGGCGGGAGGGGAGCGGGAGGCGCAGGTGCacgagctgctgctgctggtggagcGCCTGGTGCGGGACCACGCGGGCGCCCCCTACACCAACCCCGAGTACCGCCTGGCGCAGGACCACGCGGGCGCCCCCTACACCAACCCCGAGTACCGCCTGGCGCAGGAGCTGGCCGGCGCGGGCCCCGAAGAGCGGCGGCAGCTGGTGGCCGTGAGCCTAGCGCGCCGCGAGCGGGGCTGCTGGGGTGCGGG TGCCGGCCGGCTGTGCTCGGGGGTGGCGGCCAGGAAGCTACGCGTGGCCGGGGTACTGGGCAACCTGGGCCTGCTTTACTGGCTATTCCCCAGATAA